ACACGGTGTGCGAGCTGGCCGCCGTGCTGGTAAGCCTGCTGGTGTTCGCCTCGGTATGGACCGCCAGCTTCCACGACCGCCAGCACCACACCGTGCTGCTGGGCGCCGGCTTCATGGGCGTGGGTCTGCTCGACCTGGCCCACCTGCTCTCCTACAAGGGCATGCCGGACTTCATCACGCCCGCAGAGCCGCAGAAGGCGATCGTGTTCTGGCTCTGCGCGCGCTATCTGGCCAGCCTGGTGCTGCTGACGCTGGCGCTGCAGCCGCATGCGCGCACCACCAGCCGCGCCGACCGCGCCCTCATGCTGGCCCTGAGCCTGGGCTTCGTGCTGGCCTGCCTGGGCCTGGCGCTGTGGGCACCCGAGCTGTGGCCGCGCTTCTTCATCGAGGGTCAGGGCTTGACCAAGCTCAAGATCGTCGCGGAATACGGCCTGATCCTGCTGCTCGTGCCCACCGCCTTGCTGCTGCTGCGCCGCGGCGCACGCGCGCGCTTCAACAGCGCCGACCTGGCCAGCGCGGCCATCATCAGCATCCTCAGCGAGCTCTGCTTCACGCTCTACGCCAACGTCAACGACCTCTACAGCCTGCTGGGCCACCTCTACAAGATCGCGGCCTATTACTTCATCTTCCGCGCGGTGTTCGTGGTCTCGGTGCGCGAGCCCTACCGGCGCCTCAGCGAGGAGATCGACGAGCACCGCCGCACCGAGCAGCGCCTGGAATACCTGGCCCACCACGACCCGCTCACCGGCCTGCCCAACCGCGTGCTGCTGCACGACCGCATCGAGCAGGCGATGGCGCAGGCGCGCCGCGATGGCGGCAAGTTCGCCGTCGTGCTGATGGACCTGGACCAGTTCAAGAACGTCAACGACTCGCTGGGCCATGGTGCCGGCGATGCGCTGCTGCTCGCGGTGGCGCAGCGCCTGCGCGCCAGCCTGCGCGAGACCGACACCATCTGCCGCCTCGGTGGCGACGAGTTCCTGCTGCTCTTCCACGACCTGCGGGAGCGCGAGGCGGTGCTGCCCATCCTGGCCTCGCTGCAGGCGCAACTGAGCACGCCGGTGGCGGTGGAGGGCAACGAGATGCGCGTCTCGGCCTCCTTCGGCGTGACCTTCTATCCGGACGACGGGCGCGACCTGGAGACCCTGCAGCGCCAGGCGGACACCGCCATGTACCGCGCCAAGGACAGCGGCCGCAACACCTTCCAGTTCTTCGACCCCAGCATGCATGCCCAGGGCATGGAGCGCATGCAGCTGCAGCATGGCCTGGCCAAGGCGCTGGAGCAGGGCGAGTTCGAGCTGCATTACCAGACGCAGGTGGAGCTGGCGACGGGCCGGCGCGTTGGTGCCGAGGCCTTGCTGCGCTGGCGCCGCGCCGATGGCAAGCTGATGCCACCGGCCGAGTTCATCCCGGTGGCCGAACAGACCGGCCTGATCGTGCCGATCGGCGCCTGGGTGCTGCACGAGGCCTGCCGCCAGGCGGCGCTGTGGCAGAACGAGCGCCAGGGCCGGCCGCGCATCGCCGTCAATCTCTCGGCCCTGCAGTTCCGCCAGGGCGACATCGAGGCCACCGTGCAGTCCGCGCTGCAGGCCAGCGGCCTGCCCCCCAGCCAGCTGGAGCTGGAGCTGACCGAGTCCATCCTGATCGGCGACCCGGCCAGCGTGCTGGCCACGGTGACGCGGCTCAAGGCCATGGGGGTGAAGCTGGCGATCGACGATTTCGGCACCGGCTATTCCAGCCTCGCCTACCTGAGCCGCTTCCCGATCGACAAGCTCAAGATTGACCGCAGCTTCCTGCACCAGCTGGACGATGCCAGCCAGGGCGCGGTGATCGTCGAGGCCATCATCGGGCTGGCACGCAGCCTGGGCCTGCGCACCATCGCCGAGGGCGTGGAGACCGAAGCGGTGGCGGCGCGGCTGCTGCAGCTGGGTTGCCAGGAGGCCCAGGGCTACTACTTTGCACGGCCCGTGCCGGCCAGTGAATTGTTCAGTTAGAAGGCAAACTGCAGCTGGGCGGAGAACATGTCGCCGCGCCGGCCATAGGTGGAGCCCCAGAGATAGGCGAACTGCCAGTTCACCGCCTGACGCTCCCCGACCGGCAGCGCCCAGTGCAGCACCGGCCCGACCCGGTGCGACTGTTTGGCGCGGGCGTCCCAGGCGCGCCAGTTGCCCAGCTCGCTGAAGCCCTGCACGCCCAGGCGCAGGCCCGGGGCCAGGCGGCGCTGCAGCTGCCATTGCAGCTTGAGCTGGGTGCCGCCGTCGGCGGCTTTGCCATAGCCATGCTCGAACAGGGCGTTGAGGTTGATCTGCCACAGCCCCCATTCGCTCTGCCACACCGGCCCCCACTCGAGCGCCGGCCCGGACTCGTAGCCATGCAGCTGGCTGAGCTGGGCATGCAGGGCCAGATCGAAGGGGTATTGCCCCTGGGTGAGCATGAACTGGTTCTGCCAGCTCACGCTGCTGAGCTTGAAGCTGCTGGCCTCGGTGCCGATGTAGCTGGCCAGCAGGCGGGTGGTCCAGCGCGACCCGAAGCCATGGGCCAGGCCCAGCTCGGGCCAGAGCGTGGCCGCGCGGCCGCCGCTGGGCTTGACGGTCCAGTAGCGCAGCTCGAGCAGGGTCTGGCCCTCGTTATCGTAGGGCGTGAGCAGGTAGTAGCCGGGATCGGCCAGCGCCGACCCCATCCACAGGGCGATCCCGCATCCCAATGCGACTTTACGCAGCACCGCGCACCTCTCTGCTCGCCAGTCTCAAGCGCAATGTAGCGCCAGCGGCTACCTTGGTGTTCTCCCGCTTACCGGGCTGCGCGCTGCACGCACACAATGAAGTCAGTGCTCACGCGTGACGCGAGCCCATCCCATCGAGCCCAGCAGTTCCCTCATGTCCTACAGCCCCGCCGCCAGCGCCTCCGCGCGATCGCGCACCAGCCTGATCCTGGCGGGGGTGGGCCTGATCGTGGCGCTGCTCTCGGGTGGGTTGCAACTGCAGCAGGAAACCGCCAGGCATGCCGAGCAGCTGGCGCATGAGTTGCGCACCCTGCCCCTGCTCTATGCCGAGCCGCTGGCCAAAAGCCTGGCCAGCGCCCAACCCGAGCTGACCGACCTGCTCTTGCGCAGCATGCTGGCGCGCCAGGGCGTGCATGGCGTGGAGCTGCAGGTGCACGACGGGCGCCGCTTCGTGGCGGGCAGCACCACGCATGACGAGGGCAGTGCCCACAGCGAATTCAATCTGCCGCAGAGTGGGCAGGGCGAGATGATGGGCTCGGTGAAGGTGCTGTCGGAGGCCGCCAGCCTGCGCCACACCCTCAGCCAGGAAGCCGCCTGGGCGATGCTGATGCAGCACCTGCTGCTGGTGCTGGTGCTGGTGGCCGCCGCCGTGGTGGTGGTGGACCGCATGCTGCTGCGCCATCTGCGCCGCCTCAGCGCCGACGCCCAATCCTTCGACCCCACCCAGCCGCCCAGCCAGTTCGCCTGGCTCGATGAACAGGGCGGCCGCAGCGCCGAGCTGCAGGAGCTCAACCATGCGATCGCCCATGTGCACTCGAGCATGGGCGAGCAGCTCAAGCGCGAACACAAGCAGGCCCAGGCCCTGCGCGCCGAGATCGAACGCCAGAGCCAGGCCCTGCGCGCCGCCGAGCAGGCGCTGGAAAGCAAGAAGCGCGAGCTTTCATTGCTGAGCCGCACCGATGTGCTGACCGGCCTGGCCAACCGGCGCGAGTTCGACGACGCGCTGCGCCGCGAGTTCAAGCGCGCTCAGCGCCAGCACAGCCTGCTGGCGCTGGCGGTGCTCGATCTGGACCACCTCAAGCCCTACAACGAGCTGCATGGCCACGCCGCCGGCGACGAGTTGCTGCAGCGCTTTGCGCGCCTGCTGGCCGAGCGTTTCAAGCGCGACACCGATCTGGTGGCGCGCCTCGGCGGCGAGGAGTTCGCCTGCCTGCTGCCCGGCTTCGATACCGCCAGCGCGCAAAGCCTGCTGGAGCAGCTGCGCGAGGATTGGCGCGGCCTGGCCCTGCCGCATGGCGCCAGCCCGGTGGATCAGATGGTGACGGTGTCGATCGGCCTGGCCGGCTATGGCGCCCAGCACCCTTACCTGAGCCCGCAAGGCCTGCTGCAGGCGGCCGACGAGGCGCTCTACATCGCCAAGCATGCCGGCCGCGACCGGCTCAGCCTGGCGGCCTGACCGGCCTTACTGGGTATCGCGCCCGCGCGATTGCGCTTCCAGCAGCTGCTCGCTGACGCGGCGCGCAGCGCGCAGCACCAGGGTCTCGTCCAGCTGCGCCTGCGGCGCGATCGCACGCGCCACCGCCTCGACCTCGTCGGGCGTGTTCAGCAGGGCCCAGGCCACCGTGGAGATGGCGCAGATGCTGCGGCGCTGCAGGCTCTCGGGCATGTTCAGCTCGGCCTGCACCTGCACGTGGTAGCGCACGCTGGCCACCGCCGCCGGGGCCAGGCCCCAGCTCTCGCACAGCGCCGCGCCCAGCGCGTCGTGGCTGACGCCGAAGGCGGTGTGCTCGAGCTGCACCAGGTCGCTGTCCTTGGTGGCGGCGCGCAGCATGGCCGGGTAATGGCCGGGCGCATGGCGGTAAAGCACCGCCTTGCCGCATTCCTCGAACAGGCCGGCCGAGTGCGCTGCCCAGGGGTCCACGCCCAGCATCTGACCCATGCGGCCCATCAGCAGGCCGCGCTGCGAGGCGCGCGACCAGATCGGCTCCAGCTCGGCGGCGGGCGGGAAGGCGGCGCGCAAGCCCATCTCGAAGGTGATGGCGGCGACCTCGCGCATGCCCAGGTAGGTGAGCGCCTGGTGCACCGTCTGGACCCGACCGCGCAGGCCGTAGAGCGAGGAATTGACGGCCTTGAGCACCGCCGCCGCCAGCGCCATATCGGTTTCCACCAGCGCCGACACCGCTTGTAGATCGATGTCCTCGGCCGCCATCAGCAGCGAGAGCTTGACCAACACCTCGGGCTGGGTGGGGATCTCGATATCAAGCGCGCGCAATTGTGGATCGACCGGCATGGTGGGTGACGTAGTTATAAGTGTTCCCTATGGTAGCGCCTGCCGCCGGCGGGCAGCCAGCCACCTTGGGGGGATCACCGCAGGAAGGCGTCCCAGCCGGTCTTCAGGATCAGCGCGCTCACCACCAGCACGAACATGCCGCGCACAAAGCCGGCGCCGCGCGCCAGGGCCATGCGGGTGCCGATCAGGCTGCCCAGCACATTCGTCACCGCCATCACGGCGGCGATCTGCCACCAGACATGGCCCTTGAGCGCGAACAGCAGCAGGGCCGCGCAGTTGGTGGCGGTGTTGAGCAGCTTGGCGCTGGCCGAGGCGTGCAGGAAGTCGAAACCGAGCAGGCGCACGAACAGGAACACGAAGAAGCTGCCGGTACCCGGGCCGAAGAAGCCGTCGTAGAAACCGATCAGCAGGCCGATGCCACTGGCCACCCAGGCCTCGGCGCGCCCGCTGTAGCGCGGCGCGTGGTGGCGCCCCATGTCCTTCTTGGCCAGGGTGTAGAGCAGCACGCCCAGCAGGATGAAGGGCAGGCTGCGGCGCAGGCCGCCGGCGCTGACCAGGGTGACCGTCCAGGCCCCGACAAAACTGCCCAGCAGCGCGGCGGCGGCGGCCGGTGCCAGGGCGTGCCAGGGCAGGGTGACGCGGCGCGCGTATTGCAGCGTGGCCCAGGCCGTGCCCCAGACGGCGCCACCCTTGTTGGTGCCGAACAGCGTGGCGGGCGGGGCAGTGGGGAACACGCTGAACAGCGCTGGCACCAGCACCAGGCCACCACCGCCCACGACGGCATCCACAAATCCGGCCAGCAGCGAGGCCAGCGCCACGGTCACAAGTTCCAGCATCTTCGGTTCGGCGCCACGAATAAAAACGGGCACCGTTCGGTGCCCGTGAACTGTGACAGTGTCACTGAATTCGTTCGAGTTGCTCTGCTGTGTTTGTCTCCTCAGCCCCCGTAGGCAAGCGCTATTCGCACAACGCTCGCGTCGAGTGGGGCCAATGTAGGATTAGCTGCCCATGCACGCACTTGGGGTTTCCACGCGGCAACGCGCACCAAATTGGCAATGTTTGGATGTGCTCACTTTCCCCTAAACCTTCTATCTATATGAACAAACCTTCTGTGCCTGCGCAGATGCTGCGCTGCCTCGCTTCCCCGTTGTGTTGCATTTGTGCGATAGCTGAGCCAAGCCTCCCGGCTCAGCGGAACAGCGGCAACGCGGCGATGCGGGTCTCGATCTGCGCCAGCATCGCCTGATAGCCCGCGCCGCCCACACCGCCATAGCGGCGCTGGAATTCGGCCTCGCTGAGGAACTCGGGCAGGTCGGCCACCGCGGGCATGTAGTGGCTCTCCGGCAGCGGCCGGCGCAGCTGCTGCTGCAACTGGCTGGCACGCTCCATCGCCATCAGGCCCAGCCGCGTGCCGGCCTGGTCGGCGGCAATGTCGTTGAAGCTGAAGCCGCTGCCCCCGCGTGCGTCCGCCAGCTCCTTGTAGACCCCGATGGCCTTGGACATGGGCCCGCCGCCCTCGATCGCCAGCGCCGCCGAGATCAGGAAATGCTGGGAGAAATCGTCCCGGCCGGCCAGCGTGACGGTGAGCGGCGTCGCGCGCGGCCAGCCACGCGCCGCCGGGATCAGCTTGCCCCAATGCTGGCCGCTGGCGTGCAGGGCCAGGGTCAGCACCGCCGCACGGTTCTCCTGCATCGCGTCTTCGCCCTGGGCGCTGCGCTGGGCCGCCAGCTCGAACAGCGGCGGCATCAGGGCGGCGAGCGAGACCGCGCTGCCGGGCGCGAAGGCCTGGCTCGCCGCCACCAGGCGTTGCTGGTAGAGCTTGAAGCGCGCCTGCTCGGCCGGCTTCGCCCAGACGCCCAGCAGGCGGTCGAGGCTGTCCTTGCGCCATTCGTAAACCACCAGCAGGCGGTCCGGCGCAAAGCTGATCTGGTGCAGCATCTCCACCGGCACGGCGCTGCCGGCCTGCTCCATCAGCTGCTGCAACACGCGCCGCAGCAGGCGCTCGGACAACCAGTCGGGCACCGGCAGCCGGCCAAGCCGAAGCCGGCTCACCAGCGGCCAACCGGGCGCTTCCAGCAACTCGGCGCGCAGGTTCAGCCACGGCCCCGGCCAGGGCAGCGGCAGACGCAGGCTGGCCTCCAGCCCGGCGCTGCCGGCGCGCAAGCGCAGCCGCACGGCCATCGGTCGCACGCTCTGCCCGAGCTGATTGACCAGCAGCTCCAGCTCGCCGGCGCTGAGCCTGGCCACGCGCAGGCCCTCGTGCGGGTCGCGCCGCGGGTCGTTGCGGCTCAGCACGGCACGGGCGCGTTGTACCTCGGCCGCATTCACTTGCAGCGGGTTGCGCACCAAGGGCTCGGCCTGCAGGCCCAGCAACACGAGGCTGATCACGCCGATCAGGAGCAGGGACAGGAGCAGCAGCAGGCAGCGCACAAGCATTCTCATGCCGGCAGTCTGCCATCTGCCGGCAGCGGGGCCATGGACAATGCCGCGATGCCCATGGACGACCCCAGTGCCGCGACGCCACGCCTCACCCTCCTGACCCTGGGTCGCGGCGAAGGCTGGCTGGGCATGCGCGCGCATGGCAAGCTGGGGCCGCGCGGCGATCGGCTCAGCCTGCTGCGGCTGGAGGGCCTGGCCGCCGACGACGCACGCTGGCCGCAGTGGCTGGCGCTGGGCGTGCAGCCGGTGGACCCGGCGATGCTGCAATGGCGCCATCCCGCCCTGGGGCAAGACCTGGCCCCCTGCTGGACCTTGATGCAGGAGGAGTTCTTCGGCGACTTCCGGGCCGATACCGCGCCGGCCCTGCAGGCCCAGGGCTGGCAGGTGCAGGTGGCGCCCGGCTTTGCGCATGAAAGCCTGCCCGTCGACGCCTGGCACCTGGACATCGCCGACGAGCAGGCGCCGCAGGTCGAAGGCCTGGGCCTGGCGCGCCGCCAGGGCTCCTGGCTGCTGAGCCTGGGCATCGAGGTGGCCGGCGGCGAGCGCCTCGACCTGGCGCCGCTGATCGCCAACCTGCTGCGGCGCGACAAGCGCTGGCTGGACGCCAACGCCATCGCCGAGATGGACGACGAGGCCATCGTCAGCCTGCGCGCGCCCGGCGGCCGGCGCGTCCATGCCCTGGCGGGGCCGCTGAAGGCCATCATGGCCGCGCTGCTGGATCTGCTGGGCAGCGCCAAGCTGGGGCAGGCCCCGCTGCGCCTGAACGCCTGGGATGCGACGCGCCTGGCGCTGCTCGACGAGGTGCCCGACCACCGCTGGCAGATCCATGGCGATGCCGGCCTGCGCGCCATGGCACGGCGTCTGCTCGCGGTGGGGGCACCGCGCAGCGTGCCCGAGCCGCCGGGCCTGGGCTTGCGCCTGCGGCCCTACCAGCTGCAGGGGCTGGCCTGGCTGCAATACCTGCGCGAGCAGGGCCTGGGCGGCATCCTGGCCGACGAGATGGGCCTGGGCAAGACCGCGCAGGCGCTCGCCCATGTGTGGCTGGAAAAGCTCGCGGGGCGGCTGGACCGGCCCGCCCTGGTGGTGCTGCCCACCTCTCTGCTGTTCAACTGGGCCCAGGAGGCGGCGCGCATCACGCCGGGCCTGCGCGTCGTCGTGCTGCATGGGCCGGAGCGGGCGGCGCTGTATGCCCAGCTGGGCGAGGCCGATCTGGTGCTGTGCACCTATGGGCTGATGTGGCGCGACCTGCGGCCGCTCTCGGCCCAGCCCTGGCATCTGCTGATACTGGACGAGGCACAGGCGGTGAAGAACGCCCATGCCCGCAGCGCCCGCGCGCTGCGGCGCCTGCAGGTGCGGCACCGCCTGGTGCTGACCGGCACGCCGCTGGAAAACCACCTGGGCGAGCTGTGGGCCCAATTCGACTTCCTGATGCCGGGCTTTCTGGGCGATGCGCGCGGCTTCGCCCGCATCTGGCGCAAGCCCATCGAGGTGAACGGCGAGGGCCGGCGCGCCCGCCTGCTGGCTGCGCGGGTGCGCCCCTTCATCCTGCGCCGGCTCAAGAACGAGGTGGCTGCCGAACTGCCACCGCTGACCCAGCTGGTGCAGCGCGTCAGCCTGCAGGGCAAGCAGAAGCAGCTCTACGAAAGCGTGCGCGTGGGCGCCGACCATATGGTGCGGCGCATCCTGGCGCGTCAGGGCTGGTCGGCGAGCCTGATCTCGGTGCTCGACGCCATGCTCAAGCTGCGCCAGGTCTGCTGCGACCCGCTGCTGCTGAAGGGGGTGCAGATACCGGCCGGCATCGAGCGCGCCAAGCTGGCCTGGCTGCGCGAGCGCGTGCCCGATCTGCTGGCCCAGGGCCGGCGCCTGCTGCTGTTCTCGCAGTTCACCGAGATGCTGGACCTGGTGGAAGCGGAGTTCCAGGCCCTGGGCCTGCCGCTGCTGAAGCTCACCGGCGCGACGCCGGCCGCGCAGCGCGGCGCCATCGTGCAACGCTTCCAGGCGCGCGAGGTACCCTTGCTGCTGGCCAGCCTGAAGGCCGGCGGCGTGGGGCTCAACCTCACCGCGGCCGACACCGTGATCCATATCGACCCCTGGTGGAATCCGGCGGTCGAGGCTCAGGCGAGCGCGCGGGCACACCGCATCGGCCAGGATCAGCCGGTGTTTGTGCATCAGCTGGTGGTGCAGGGCAGTATCGAGGAGCGCATGCTGGAGCTGCAGCAGCGCAAACGGGCCCTGGCCGAAGGTCTGCTGGGCAGCGACAGTGGCGAGGGTCTGGCCAAGTTCAGCGCGCCGGAACTGGAGCGCCTGCTGGCACCGCTGGACGAAGCGGAAGAAGCGGAAGAAGCCGATTCAGAATGACAAAGAGCGCCACGAGGGCGCTCTGCGGGGGGCCGAGCGAGGGCTCAGCGCTTGCGGTCGAAACGGATGGCGCGCGCCAGGCTGCGGCGGTCGCAACCGAGGCTGCCGGATTCAAACGCTTCGTGCTTGCGACCCTTGTCCGTGTTCCATTCCGGCATCGGAATGCGACGGGGTTGGGGTTCGGTGCGATGCTGGGACTTCATCATGGCTTGAGACCTTTTGGTAAACGCCCGGGAGCTTCAATCCCGATCCGTTGCCAGGTTCAACGCCAGTGCTGGAAGCTTGGTTGACAACATTTCTTCAAAAATATTCGCACCAGAATGGTGCTAGAACGCGAGCTTGACACCCAGGCTCAGCAGCCGGATACGTGGCCGCTCGGCCTGCTGGGCGAGCGCGGCATGCAGGCTCCAGTCGGGGCCGGCGGCCCAGCGCAGGCCCAGGGCCAGCCAGGGCTTGCTGCGGTCATCGCCATACCATTCGCCCAGCACATCGACATGGGCTGCGGCCGCGTACTCCAGGGCCAGGTTCCA
This portion of the Paucibacter sediminis genome encodes:
- a CDS encoding TSUP family transporter; the protein is MLELVTVALASLLAGFVDAVVGGGGLVLVPALFSVFPTAPPATLFGTNKGGAVWGTAWATLQYARRVTLPWHALAPAAAAALLGSFVGAWTVTLVSAGGLRRSLPFILLGVLLYTLAKKDMGRHHAPRYSGRAEAWVASGIGLLIGFYDGFFGPGTGSFFVFLFVRLLGFDFLHASASAKLLNTATNCAALLLFALKGHVWWQIAAVMAVTNVLGSLIGTRMALARGAGFVRGMFVLVVSALILKTGWDAFLR
- a CDS encoding putative bifunctional diguanylate cyclase/phosphodiesterase gives rise to the protein MLISEPTRLFGKREIESTVSARWIMALALLLLAAGWLPVTGNELLASRIFPTWLHTVCELAAVLVSLLVFASVWTASFHDRQHHTVLLGAGFMGVGLLDLAHLLSYKGMPDFITPAEPQKAIVFWLCARYLASLVLLTLALQPHARTTSRADRALMLALSLGFVLACLGLALWAPELWPRFFIEGQGLTKLKIVAEYGLILLLVPTALLLLRRGARARFNSADLASAAIISILSELCFTLYANVNDLYSLLGHLYKIAAYYFIFRAVFVVSVREPYRRLSEEIDEHRRTEQRLEYLAHHDPLTGLPNRVLLHDRIEQAMAQARRDGGKFAVVLMDLDQFKNVNDSLGHGAGDALLLAVAQRLRASLRETDTICRLGGDEFLLLFHDLREREAVLPILASLQAQLSTPVAVEGNEMRVSASFGVTFYPDDGRDLETLQRQADTAMYRAKDSGRNTFQFFDPSMHAQGMERMQLQHGLAKALEQGEFELHYQTQVELATGRRVGAEALLRWRRADGKLMPPAEFIPVAEQTGLIVPIGAWVLHEACRQAALWQNERQGRPRIAVNLSALQFRQGDIEATVQSALQASGLPPSQLELELTESILIGDPASVLATVTRLKAMGVKLAIDDFGTGYSSLAYLSRFPIDKLKIDRSFLHQLDDASQGAVIVEAIIGLARSLGLRTIAEGVETEAVAARLLQLGCQEAQGYYFARPVPASELFS
- a CDS encoding DEAD/DEAH box helicase, with protein sequence MDNAAMPMDDPSAATPRLTLLTLGRGEGWLGMRAHGKLGPRGDRLSLLRLEGLAADDARWPQWLALGVQPVDPAMLQWRHPALGQDLAPCWTLMQEEFFGDFRADTAPALQAQGWQVQVAPGFAHESLPVDAWHLDIADEQAPQVEGLGLARRQGSWLLSLGIEVAGGERLDLAPLIANLLRRDKRWLDANAIAEMDDEAIVSLRAPGGRRVHALAGPLKAIMAALLDLLGSAKLGQAPLRLNAWDATRLALLDEVPDHRWQIHGDAGLRAMARRLLAVGAPRSVPEPPGLGLRLRPYQLQGLAWLQYLREQGLGGILADEMGLGKTAQALAHVWLEKLAGRLDRPALVVLPTSLLFNWAQEAARITPGLRVVVLHGPERAALYAQLGEADLVLCTYGLMWRDLRPLSAQPWHLLILDEAQAVKNAHARSARALRRLQVRHRLVLTGTPLENHLGELWAQFDFLMPGFLGDARGFARIWRKPIEVNGEGRRARLLAARVRPFILRRLKNEVAAELPPLTQLVQRVSLQGKQKQLYESVRVGADHMVRRILARQGWSASLISVLDAMLKLRQVCCDPLLLKGVQIPAGIERAKLAWLRERVPDLLAQGRRLLLFSQFTEMLDLVEAEFQALGLPLLKLTGATPAAQRGAIVQRFQAREVPLLLASLKAGGVGLNLTAADTVIHIDPWWNPAVEAQASARAHRIGQDQPVFVHQLVVQGSIEERMLELQQRKRALAEGLLGSDSGEGLAKFSAPELERLLAPLDEAEEAEEADSE
- a CDS encoding GGDEF domain-containing protein; translation: MSYSPAASASARSRTSLILAGVGLIVALLSGGLQLQQETARHAEQLAHELRTLPLLYAEPLAKSLASAQPELTDLLLRSMLARQGVHGVELQVHDGRRFVAGSTTHDEGSAHSEFNLPQSGQGEMMGSVKVLSEAASLRHTLSQEAAWAMLMQHLLLVLVLVAAAVVVVDRMLLRHLRRLSADAQSFDPTQPPSQFAWLDEQGGRSAELQELNHAIAHVHSSMGEQLKREHKQAQALRAEIERQSQALRAAEQALESKKRELSLLSRTDVLTGLANRREFDDALRREFKRAQRQHSLLALAVLDLDHLKPYNELHGHAAGDELLQRFARLLAERFKRDTDLVARLGGEEFACLLPGFDTASAQSLLEQLREDWRGLALPHGASPVDQMVTVSIGLAGYGAQHPYLSPQGLLQAADEALYIAKHAGRDRLSLAA
- a CDS encoding HDOD domain-containing protein; protein product: MPVDPQLRALDIEIPTQPEVLVKLSLLMAAEDIDLQAVSALVETDMALAAAVLKAVNSSLYGLRGRVQTVHQALTYLGMREVAAITFEMGLRAAFPPAAELEPIWSRASQRGLLMGRMGQMLGVDPWAAHSAGLFEECGKAVLYRHAPGHYPAMLRAATKDSDLVQLEHTAFGVSHDALGAALCESWGLAPAAVASVRYHVQVQAELNMPESLQRRSICAISTVAWALLNTPDEVEAVARAIAPQAQLDETLVLRAARRVSEQLLEAQSRGRDTQ